TTATCAGCTGTCACGTCGTGTGTTGAAATCAGCAGCGATGTAGATGTGGGGAAGGTTAATATCTCGGATTTGAATGTTCAATTGCCTGCTGAGAAACTTCATGCGTGGGCTTTGACAACAGTCCCAAATCTTGCTCATTGCTTTACTCAGTATGTTCATGATAGACTTCAAAGATGTACGGTCACAGAGGTACTGTATATATATCTTTCTGTTATGTGAATAAATTAGATTATGTATATGTATATAGTTATCATTATCTGGTTAAATAGTGTGCTCAGTCGGCTTTCAACTGGTATCTTTAAGTGTGGTATTATGATAACAACAATTGCTCATGGTATTTGAATAGGAACCACATAGCTCAAGCATATCCATCGTGGAGAGCTCCTCAACAGAGTCACATAACCCATGTCTTTTAACTTCTGGAAAAGCTTGGGCTATCTCTCTTACACTTACAAGTACCGTAAACAAAGAGATTCTAAAGACATGTGTTCCCAAAGATAGTGTTGGAGAATTCGAAAACCTTTTGTATAGGTCCGTTATTTTACTTCTGACCACTTGATTGCGTAGTGAGATGGGTTTTCCATTCATTTTGTTTACTGAATTATGTAATTTTGTAATACTTGTGTGTAGGTCGTCTGTTCATGGAAAAGTCATGAATAGGTTCTGGTCTAGTGTTGACGGTTACCATGGAGCACTGTTAGTTTTGATTTCTGCTTGTTCTATAGAAAGCTGTGAAGGTGATTCCAATCCCGGGAGATGGATTATTGGTGTATTAACTGATCAGGGCTTTGAAAACAAAGATGTCTTCTATGGAAGCTCTGGATACCTATATGCTTTAAGTCCAATTTTCCATGTCTGTTCACCTACTGGTAAGTAAAACAGTGGTGGTTCTTTTGTATTTTGGCTCTGGAAGTTCACTGAACAACTGAATCTTCTATTAAATAAACAGGAAGAGATAAGAACTTTATATACAGCCACTTGCAGCCTGCTGGTAGAGGAGTATATGAACCGCATCCAAAGCCTGTTGGTGTTGCTTTTGGGGGAACTCCTGGAAATGAGAGGATATTTATTAATCAAGATTTCTCTACAATGACTATTTGTTACCATGCTGTTGACAAGACTTACCGACCTGGATCCCTTTTTCCCAATCAGGTATGACTCGTCGGAGTTTGAAAATTAGTTGATATTTCTCCTACTGACATCAATATTTCTACTTTTATTTGACGAGAGGTGGGATTTTAGTTGTTCAAGGTTTCATGATATTATTCTCTTACTAATAATTTCTTGAAATATTACATCCATGGTGTATATAAGACATATCCACCAATAGTTGGGTGAACACAAATATGAATAGTGCATATGCTATTTACTCGTCTTAGTAAAAGGTTTGGTAAAATTTTAGGAGCCGAGTAGCGAACTTCACTTTACCTTGTAGAACTACACATAAGGAGCACACTGAGTTAAAGTCAACACACTGCAGGGAATTTTAACTTACGAAGCTTCAATTCTGGAGGTGGAAGTATGGGGATTAGGTGGGGAGAAAGTTAAAGAACAGCAGGATGCGTACAAGAATAGAGAAGAACTTTTTACTGAGCAGAGACGCAAGGTTGTTTATTCTTAGAGATCAGATTACCAGTAAAATTTCAAACTTTGTTGTTAAATTGCATGAACAATTTTGAGTTACTAAGCATTGGTTTGTGACCTAGGTTgatttgaaaacttttggtgcctGGGAGGATTCACCAGAGAGGATGATGATGGACATGGTTTCCGATCCCAACAAAGTTCATCGGGAAGATCGGTAGTATTGCTCAAAGTTTCAAATCCCAGGTAAATCATTTCAATTTACTTACTCCAGTTTGTATAAGATTCTAGCTTATACTACACTTCTAGCTTAGAGTTGTAGTGAAAACTCTTGGTTGGTTGTAGAACAGACTTGAAACAGCAGCTTGGTTGCAGTGATAACTCTTAGCTAGTTGTATTGCATGGTGTACTCTTAGCTAGTTGTATTGCATGATGTAGCTAGCTATTGGCTTCATTTGTCTTTTGGGCTAAATATTCTCTTCGTTCCTTCTATGCATCTTTATTTGTGAAAGAAAGAAAAGCTATTGATTCCCTTACCCAATAACGAGTAACAACttatacttaaataaataaatgatccAGGTTTAGCCGGAATCATTAAATCAGATCTGGAAGTTCTTTTAGTAGTCTTGTTAAGATCTGGCCAAAAGGTGAAGTAATCATTGTTTCTCTGTATCAATGAAATTATCGTATATGAATTGCAGGGGGGGGGGGGAGACAAAATTGTTTATACCAATTCTGGTTGATGTTTAAATTCAGGCACAGAGGTAAATGGAACACCTACCGGTGCATATTTGGTGGAGCTTAGAGGCGCGCGCAGCCTGTTCTTTACCATTAGAAACTACTAAAATTGTTACTACAATGTTGTTTACTCAATGAAAGCAACTGGCAAGGAAGTCTTGGCTCTTGTTTTTGGTTTATCTTGTTCAATTCAGTTAAAAGTCCCTCTTGGTCTTGgggaaacaaagaaagaaaatggGTATTAAAAAGATAAACGAACAATTCTTGTAAACCCAAATTGTTGATTACcacaaagtttttctttttctttttttgcttaatTTTAAGTAcaccacaaaaaaaaattcacataGTTGATATTGTCCACATTGCCGGCAAAAAGCAATTACTACATTTTACATTTTGCGGAAGGATATTTTTTTAACATCATCTTTAGTCATTTTGTGGAGATGAAATTTTTTCACTGCTGAAAAATTTGGATGTTCCAAACCAAATCCAGTAATTTTTTTAAACATGAAAAAGACATTGGATTTAAAACATGTTATCAACTACTAAATGCAGACTGTCACAGCTATTTGAGACATCAAGCGGAGACATGATCAGGGAGTCCTTGAATGACAACAGCTTAGGGAACTTATCAGTCTTTCAGTTTAGATGCACCATTTCACAGTTGCTTCTAGCAGCACCAATAACCTTAGCCTGTTCTTCAAAGTGTGAGGCTCCACCCAAAAGTCTAGGAAGTATTACTTAGACATCTCTAAGATCTCCTTGTGGCTCAGCACACTGGGGTTCGTAAAGTACCATAGGATTCATACTAAAATCAATGCCGTTTACTACGATGGTAACTGGATTTTTTCCGTATTGCAACCTAAACCCAATATTATAAATCAACTAAAACACTTATACTATGATTAAAattcacttaccttctcacatagGCCATTTGTATGAACGTTTGATCTTccgatttcttttcttcttcaagaGCAATCCGATTTAATctcttttttttgaacttgttgtGTTTTCGATTTTGATTGTGGATTGAGTTTCTTTCGGGGAGGCATGTGTATAGATTCGGGTAATccacgaagaaatttttgaatcgacgatgaaATCATGTTAAAGATGAACGAACTATGAAAAAAATTTCTTCTAAAACCCAGCAGAAGGGAAGAAGAGAAGGgggatatggtttttgtttttaatttttaaatacaagtttttattcacatggaAGGGCACCAAAGtctttttcttaggtttttaacTAACGGGAACTATTGGATGAGAATATAAACTCAGTTCCCCCAATTATTTTGCATattccccaattgcgcgttcaaaTGTAACCTTAATTTAATGAAATTGTAAGGTTTAAAGTTTCAATTTTAAATTTCTAGGACATTTGTTAAGACCGACAAACAGCAACTTTATCATCACATAGAAGGCGTCCTTTTAGGTCGGCCAATTAGTCGAAAATATTTAGTTTCGGTATCAATTTTGGTCGAGTATCGGAAGGTTAGTATTGCCAACACTGTCGTATTGTATCGACGAACCATGACTTAGACGCTCAACGAaacaaccaatctggaagatgaaTCTCTTGCATAAATTCAAAATGTTTCTATGGAAATGCCTCCATGATATTCTCCCTGTGGGGGATAGAATATGTAAAATCATGCCTAATGTCAATAACAAATGTCATCTTTGTAATTCTGGTATTGAGAACACTGAACACCTTTTTATGCAGTGTGATCTTATTAAAAATGTATGGAAATGTCCGACGTACAACACTAATTGTGTGACTAAAGAAAACAACTTAAATAGGTGGATTACAAACTGGGtcaagaataaaaagaattttaaaaatGAGGATGTTAACTGGGATAATTTGTGTGCTATTACTGTGTGGTTTGTGTGGAAAGCTAGGTGCCGAAAGGCATCTAAAAATGAGCCACCTTGTGCTAGATCAACAACAAAACAGATTATGAATTACATTGCAGCtgagaaa
This DNA window, taken from Papaver somniferum cultivar HN1 chromosome 3, ASM357369v1, whole genome shotgun sequence, encodes the following:
- the LOC113357656 gene encoding uncharacterized protein LOC113357656, with product MGASSSSEQDEITEEEELEQQELESLAASTGALSILQKSFSNLSDPDTNSIPIPSLQECFRLTFENTPSKMKSPLPECFSRLLTHLGPAVVDLFFIADENDGVHWIEFLRGYIRCCGRMSLSVSLNTVYKLYAGISAKAGAPSKLEFESKDDDSKTSGNFTSDDVFMLLWMCWIMSWTSEISKHSKHPMNVHLPNINHLILSAVTSCVEISSDVDVGKVNISDLNVQLPAEKLHAWALTTVPNLAHCFTQYVHDRLQRCTVTEEPHSSSISIVESSSTESHNPCLLTSGKAWAISLTLTSTVNKEILKTCVPKDSVGEFENLLYRSSVHGKVMNRFWSSVDGYHGALLVLISACSIESCEGDSNPGRWIIGVLTDQGFENKDVFYGSSGYLYALSPIFHVCSPTGRDKNFIYSHLQPAGRGVYEPHPKPVGVAFGGTPGNERIFINQDFSTMTICYHAVDKTYRPGSLFPNQGILTYEASILEVEVWGLGGEKVKEQQDAYKNREELFTEQRRKVDLKTFGAWEDSPERMMMDMVSDPNKVHREDR